A genome region from Mercenaria mercenaria strain notata chromosome 11, MADL_Memer_1, whole genome shotgun sequence includes the following:
- the LOC128546866 gene encoding acetylcholine receptor subunit alpha-like, whose amino-acid sequence MSLPLSIIMQKKSGFTCIILHIYLLVFCMDIVSCGTINDTKTLISDLLSDYNINVRPIANQSQAVNVTVQAYIKSIQEFNEVEGKFSFIGALVVMWEDANMIWSPALYGHVYEVTLLYPNVWIPELVLSSPSDDVDSLGQKWNRIRYLYNGLAIWVPVDLIESTCSVNIRNYPFDTQKCKTSFNSFGYNDYEVQLVAATDKFSLDVYQENSLWLIEKTEVKVTETGGSSQIDLIIHLNRKPSFVIINVVMPILFLSLLNVLVFLLIPESGERVSYCITVLLAIAVFMTIVSDMLPRSSEPVPIISFKLMIDMIISSFIVFVAIQNLTWYHRDENVPIPPWLKSVYKHLSCVCCRHKKIFNNTKVKAISVSEFEKDPIEKKISRLVEEHVEETEVTWKKLSMMLDRVALIGFTAATFASFVIFLVVTAVSSS is encoded by the coding sequence ATGTCATTACCATTATCTATAATCATGCAAAAGAAAAGTGGATTTACTTGCATTATTCTTCATATTTATTTACTAGTATTTTGTATGGATATTGTGAGCTGCGGCACAATAAACGATACCAAAACGTTAATATCTGATCTTCTGTCAGATTACAACATCAACGTCCGACCAATCGCAAACCAGAGTCAGGCTGTAAATGTGACAGTACAGGCATACATAAAAAGTATCCAAGAGTTCAATGAAGTTGAAGGTAAATTTTCATTCATTGGGGCTTTGGTGGTGATGTGGGAGGACGCTAATATGATTTGGAGTCCTGCACTTTACGGTCACGTGTATGAGGTAACCTTGCTTTACCCAAACGTTTGGATTCCAGAACTGGTTTTGTCCAGTCCGTCCGATGACGTGGATAGTCTCGGTCAAAAATGGAACAGAATACGCTACTTGTACAATGGATTAGCCATTTGGGTACCGGTAGATTTGATTGAAAGCACATGCTCAGTGAACATACGCAATTATCCGTTTGACACGCAAAAATGCAAAACATCGTTTAATTCATTTGGTTACAACGATTATGAAGTACAGCTTGTAGCGGCTACCGACAAATTCAGTTTAGATGTGTACCAGGAAAATTCTTTGTGGTTGATAGAAAAGACAGAAGTGAAAGTAACTGAAACAGGTGGTAGTTCACAGATTGATTTAATAATACACCTGAACCGGAAACCGTCTTTTGTGATCATAAACGTTGTAATGCCTATCTTGTTTCTGAGTCTGTTGAATGTTTTGGTGTTCCTCTTGATTCCAGAGTCTGGGGAACGTGTTTCATACTGTATTACAGTACTCCTTGCAATTGCTGTGTTTATGACGATCGTGAGTGACATGCTGCCGAGGAGCTCGGAGCCGGTTCCTATTATCTCCTTTAAACTTATGATTGACATGATCATCAGTTCTTTTATTGTCTTTGTTGCAATTCAGAACCTGACGTGGTATCACAGGGATGAAAACGTTCCTATTCCGCCGTGGTTAAAATCTGTATATAAGCATTTGTCATGCGTATGTTGCAGacacaagaaaatatttaacaacaCAAAGGTTAAAGCGATCAGCGTCAGTGAATTTGAAAAAGACccgattgagaaaaaaattagtcgCCTTGTTGAGGAGCATGTAGAGGAGACTGAAGTCACTTGGAAGAAATTGAGCATGATGTTAGACAGGGTGGCGTTGATAGGTTTTACTGCTGCCACATTTGCTAGCTTTGTAATATTCCTGGTTGTTACTGCCGTTAGCTCTAGTTAA